The following are from one region of the Oreochromis aureus strain Israel breed Guangdong linkage group 1, ZZ_aureus, whole genome shotgun sequence genome:
- the tp53bp1 gene encoding TP53-binding protein 1 isoform X1 gives MDPGGSELDSSLPQPDNPCLIVEDSQPDSVALEDDPESSYRALLARRLSSLQPTARSPVLELISSPIGSRCSQTCSQSESNSQAEPDGLAAANPSSAFQEDSQVLNICAPPNNKKCVPEDTDMDSGADSTTHCIQSEGEASQFGFLELSQTQDLCGEAVNSQEEDGDKCNKLAEQNISSRTSESQDNKALRSEVSSRSEVSSSSSSESLGQSGRQLSVQVLLHSQNLQDSAEQDQQDCEILSSQDDLFDADKTAAAVDSTVSEPEQQGHPTSTPAHTLQLLHLSGQGTLVQESLSQSSVDYVAPTPDNFSHTPLIVPSSPTELEDENGADSQMDTSLPLDDRGAGEKDEPMETEAASKPQPSASTPISQSSPGFALERTLSVPSQPEFSHDVFVPTQSQDAQTHEKPASLPCETESQHLESAPFTLPLQLSVNTENSSCHQLTSEGVEEDSQATQIEELEEPLGVDTSDSVISSHDQRNESKAVPSESQAAAGSKVLSSAESPKRHVECAETEATDLARKSAVSLNVQNVNVNDVKADSKDAGCADMVSCSQPKFDSADLTGKSCVQETPSDATPCSLPSQSMISQTSAVDAVKSSADVSGGAVKSPFVESLSPQPEVGCNSQADKNTMQECERGEEEEDQEVAMEVENAEGTSGMGLVLSQSQLLSPEPMDEESGDKAEDSVICVTDSEKEVASQSKTHSSQPITGQVSVSTNGHEPQTQEKEAHSAPDRLSQTERAGCEPEALKEKSLSDSSGDISFHFTLPKEGDLIGPVVGATPPLISQLKQTLRHSTPIEISSFSEKSDAVVDVSADVVMASSDIVLGGSGGDAADKGDGKLSLRMKLVTPVEEGSSERFSLQKPTPPEEDGSVTKVTTVSQAVTSSPSVFTRVRQVHRQQQAEEDSQPGGNTTLVRGELFASPQRSSQASVSECNSLPNSQDVSTAPQQDLRDALAPAELPEDSRGLPDAQEPTSPSSTTVRQKVVSQQASENTITSTPPSKTCQRAVSQQTGFDAAGFRSPAGRGEPESPSFRRTVVPSHRRHVRTIQEVRTTITRIITDVYYEDGKEVDRKVTEESEEPVVDCQVLDSDISPCRTGSSSVTSGDLGDISSLSSKASSLQHSSGGTSSSTGLTRPDFIIPASRGFKSMSPRRGGGHQQRGHRGHRAGSVVTLNRGYSTLGSRAFVPLTPRGRARRGRPPSRSSLSRGGGGGSLQRLRAQGQPQSSSEDEPYSRVLPPRFPVSPTDPELPSHSDSLRSSPEAASSAGSSFIGLRVVAKWSSNGYFYSGRIIKDAGEGRFRLRFDDGYECEVAGKDILLCDPIPLETEVTALLEDEYFSIGVVKGHKTEGPELFYSVEKEGQRQWYNRTSVILSLEQGNKLREQHSLGPYEPTTPLAKASDISLDNLVEGKRRRRGTPGGQNTPNRSSSSSPRTPGTSSKRKLMASEDNQGPAKRGRRGAGARAAQRVGVCNTSGSGTDVPGQSGDVEDSHGPLPQNTSLFMGFAFMLTASSETDRLTNKLTSEDEEDYVQTGPYNKSYTESQLQAGGGFILPNFNEEQCKAAYQSLLIADQHCRTRKYLLCLASGVPCVSHIWVRDCCKENKLLNYRNYLLPAGVGLDDAIVEWHPRCSPFKGLRALLVFEKPVELWAQLITMGGGSSVRQFQADKDNSDIPAGKYDLVVTDHACPPLLEKSATSQEIPLVSPEWLIQSLICGERLAFDSKPQFCHDYSSSS, from the exons GAcctgcagccaatcagagagcaaCAGCCAGGCTGAGCCTG ACGGCCTTGCTGCAGCCAACCCCAGTTCGGCGTTCCAGGAGGACAGTCAAGTTTTAAACATCTGCGCTCCTCCAAACAACAAAAA gTGTGTACCAGAGGACACGGACATGGATTCTGGTGCTGATTCTACTACACACTGTATTCAGTCTGAAG GGGAAGCTTCTCAGTTTGGTTTTCTTGAGCTTTCTCAGACTCAGGATCTGTGTGGTGAAGCCGTGAACAGTCAGGAGGAAGATGGAGACAAATGCAACAAATTGG CAGAGCAGAACATCAGTTCCAGGACTTCAGAAAGTCAGGACAACAAAGCGTTGAG GTCTGAGGTGAGCTCCAGGTCTGAGGTGAGCTCCAGCAGCTCATCAGAGTCTTTGGGTCAGTCAGGCAGGCAGCTGAGTGTCCAGGTTCTGCTGCACTCGCAGAACCTGCAGGACTCTGCTGAGCAGGACCAGCAGGACTGTGAGATCCTGTCCTCACAGGATGATCTGTTTGATGCTGACAAGACAG CTGCTGCAGTGGACAGTACAGTGTCTGAGCCGGAGCAGCAGGGTCACCCCACCTCCACACCCGCCCACACCCTACAGCTGCTGCATCTATCCGGACAGGGAACACTGGTGCAGGAGAGTCTGTCCCA GAGCTCTGTTGATTATGTCGCCCCCACCCCAGACAACTTTAGCCATACCCCTTTAATAGTTCCCAGCTCACCAACCGAACTAGAGGATGAAAACG GTGCTGATTCACAAATGGATACATCACTGCCTCTGGATGACAGGGGAGCAGGAGAAAAGGACGAGCCAATGGAAACCGAGGCCGCCTCCAAGCCACAACCATCTGCATCGACTCCCATATCCCAAAGTTCCCCTGGTTTTGCTTTAGAGCGAACTCTCTCTGTACCGTCGCAGCCCGAGTTCTCTCAT GATGTATTTGTTCCAACGCAGAGCCAGGATGCACAGACGCATGAAAAGCCAGCGTCGTTGCCTTGTGAGACAGAGTCCCAGCATCTTGAGTCGGCTCCCTTCACCTTGCCTTTGCAGCTCTCTGTGAACACAGAGAACAGCAGCTGTCATCAGCTCACCTCTGAGGGGGTTGAGGAGGACAGCCAAGCCACTCAGATAGAGGAACTGGAGGAGCCGCTTGGCGTCGACACCAGCGACTCTGTGATTTCGTCTCACGATCAGAGAAACGAGAGTAAAGCCGTCCCGTCGGAGTCACAAGCCGCCGCCGGCTCCAAAGTGTTGTCCTCTGCCGAATCACCGAAGCGCCACGTTGAATGTGCTGAGACTGAAGCGACCGATCTGGCCCGGAAATCAGCAGTTTCTCTGAATGTACAAAATGTGAATGTAAACGATGTGAAGGCTGACAGCAAAGATGCTGGCTGTGCTGACATGGTGTCTTGCTCGCAGCCAAAGTTTGATTCTGCTGACCTGACAGGTAAAAGCTGTGTGCAGGAGACTCCCTCAGACGCTACGCCCTGCAGCCTGCCTTCACAGTCTATGATCTCTCAAACATCTGCTGTGGATGCAGTGAAGAGCTCTGCAGATGTGTCAGGAGGAGCTGTGAAAAGTCCCTTTGTGGAATCGTTGTCGCCGCAACCTGAGGTGGGGTGCAACAGCCAGGCAGACAAAAACACAATGCAAGAATGTGAACGaggtgaagaggaggaggatcaGGAGGTGGCGATGGAGGTGGAGAATGCCGAGGGTACCTCGGGAATGGGTCTGGTTCTCTCCCAGAGCCAGCTGTTGTCTCCCGAACCCATGGACGAGGAGAGTGGGGACAAGGCAGAGGACAGCGTCATCTGCGTAACAGACAGTGAGAAAGAGGTGGCCTCACAATCAAAGACTCACAGTTCTCAACCAATCACAGGCCAAGTGTCAGTCTCTACCAATGGCCACGAACCCCAGACTCAGGAGAAAGAGGCGCACTCGGCTCCCGATAGGCTGTCCCAGACGGAGAGGGCGGGCTGTGAACCAGAGGCCCTCAAAGAAAAGAGCTTGAGCGACAGCTCGGGAG ACATTTCATTCCACTTCACCCTTCCTAAAGAAGGAGACTTGATTGGACCTGTTGTCGGCGCCACGCCACCGCTGATCAGCCAGCTGAAGCAGACGCTGAGACACAGCACTCCCATCG AGATCAGCTCTTTTTCTGAAAAGTCGGATGCAGTGGTTGACGTCTCCGCAGACGTGGTGATGGCCAGCAGCGATATCGTTTTGGGTGGAAGTGGCGGTGACGCAGCTGACAAAGGTGACGGGAAGCTGAGCTTGAGGATGAAGCTGGTGACGCCTGTTGAGGAGGGCAGCTCAGAGCGTTTCAGCCTGCAGA AGCCGACGCCACCAGAAGAGGATGGATCTGTCACCAAGGTTACGACTGTTTCCCAGGCTGTAACCAG CAGCCCGTCGGTGTTCACTCGGGTCAGGCAGGTGCACCGACAGCAGCAGGCGGAGGAGGACAGCCAGCCTGGAGGAAACACTACACTCGTCAG GGGGGAACTGTTCGCCTCACCACAGAGGAGCTCTCAGGCGTCCGTATCGGAATGCAACAGTCTACCGAACAGCCAGGATGTATCGACAGCGCCGCAGCAGGACCTGCGGGATGCGCTCGCCCCCGCTGAGCTGCCTGAGGACAGCAGAGGACTGCCTGACGCTCAAGAGCCGACCTCCCCAAGCAGCACAACAGTCAGGCAGAAAGTGGTTTCCCAGCAGGCCTCTGAGAACACCATCACCTCCACACCGCCCAGCAAG ACATGCCAGCGGGCAGTCTCCCAGCAGACCGGCTTCGATGCAGCGGGGTTTCGCTCCCCAGCTGGCCGG GGTGAACCCGAGTCTCCGTCCTTTAGAAGAACCGTCGTCCCCTCTCACCGCAGACACGTGCGCACCATCCAGGAAGTGCGGACCACCATCACTCGGATCATTACAGACGTTTATTATGAGGACGGCAAAGAGGTGGATCGCAAAGTCACCGAG GAGAGCGAGGAGCCCGTGGTGGACTGTCAGGTCTTGGACAGCGACATCTCTCCGTGCCGCACAGGCAGCAGTTCTGTGACCTCTGGTGATCTGGGGGACATCAGCTCGCTTTCGTCCAAAGCGTCCAGCCTGCAGCACAGCTCCGGGGGAACCAGCAGCAGTACCGGCCTCACCAGACCAGACTTCATCATTCCAGCGAGCAGAGGGTTCAAATCCATGAG tccGAGGAGGGGAGGTGGGCATCAACAGAGGGGTCACAGGGGTCACAGGGCAGGGTCAGTGGTCACACTGAACAGAGGCTACAGCACGCTGGGGTCCCGGGCCTTCGTCCCGCTGACCCCCAGAGGAAGGGCTAGAAGGGGCCGACCCCCGTCCCGCTCCTCCCTGTCCAG GGGAGGAGGCGGTGGCTCGCTGCAGAGACTGAGAGCTCAGGGTCAGCCACAGTCCTCCTCAGAAGATGAGCCGTACAGCCGCGTGCTCCCCCCACGCTTCCCTGTCAGCCCCACGGACCCCGAGCTGCCCAGCCACTCAGACTCCCTCAGGTCTTCGCCAGAGGCGGCGAGCTCAGCCGGGAGCAGCTTCATCGGCCTGCGGGTGGTGGCTAAGTGGTCATCCAATGGCTACTTCTACTCTGGTCGCATCATCAAAGACGCCGGCGAGGGGAGATTCCGCTTGCGGTTCGACGATGGCTACGAGTGTGAGGTTGCCGGGAAGGATATCCTGCTGTGCGATCCCATCCCGCTGGAGACGGAGGTCACTGCTCTGCTGGAAGACGAGTACTTCAGTATAG GTGTTGTTAAGGGCCATAAAACAGAAGGCCCGGAGCTGTTCTACAGCGTGGAGAAGGAGGGTCAGAGGCAGTGGTACAACAGGACATCGGTCATCCTGTCGCTGGAGCAGGGAAACAAGCTGAGGGAGCAGCACAGCCTCGGGCCCTACGAGCCCACCACTCCTCTGGCCAAGGCCTCCGACATCAGTCTGG ATAACTTGGTTGAGGGGAAGAGGAGACGCAGAGGAACCCCTGGAGGTCAGAACACTCCCAACCGCAGCTCCTCCAGCAGCCCTCGCACCCCGGGAACCTCCAGCAAGAGGAAGCTGATGGCCTCAGAGGACAACCAGGGGCCGGCCAAGAGGGGGCGCAGGGGGGCGGGGGCCAGAGCTG CTCAGCGGGTCGGTGTGTGCAATACCTCGGGCAGTGGCACCGATGTCCCGGGTCAGTCTGGGGACGTGGAAGACTCTCACGGTCCGCTGCCCCAGAACACGTCCCTCTTTATGGGCTTCGCGTTCATGTTGACCGCCTCGTCTGAGACCGACCGCCTGACCAACAAGCTCACGAGCGAGGATGAGGAGG ATTATGTGCAGACGGGTCCGTATAACAAGTCATACACAGAATCGCAGCTGCAGGCGGGCGGAGGCTTCATCCTGCCAAACTTCAATGAAGAACAG TGTAAGGCAGCTTACCAGAGCCTGCTCATCGCAGACCAGCACTGCCGTACCAGGAAGTACCTGCTGTGTTTAGCCAGCGGCGTGCCGTGTGTGTCGCACATATGGGTGAGAGACTGCTGCAAAGAGAACAAACTGCTCAACTACAGGAACTACCTGCTGCCTGCCGGCGTGGGGCTGGACGATGCCATAGTGGAGTG GCATCCCCGCTGCAGCCCCTTCAAAGGCCTGCGGGCCCTTCTGGTGTTTGAGAAGCCGGTGGAACTGTGGGCCCAGCTGATTACCATGGGTGGAGGCTCCTCCGTCCGGCAGTTCCAAGCAGACAAGGACAACTCTG ACATTCCTGCTGGCAAGTATGACCTCGTGGTGACAGACCATGCTTGTCCGCCGCTGCTCGAGAAAAGCGCAACATCACAGGAAATCCCGCTGGTGTCTCCGGAGTGGCTCATCCAGAGTCTCATCTGCGGGGAGCGCCTGGCTTTCGACAGCAAGCCTCAATTTTGCCACGACTATTCCTCATCCTCATAA
- the tp53bp1 gene encoding TP53-binding protein 1 isoform X6: protein MDPGGSELDSSLPQPDNPCLIVEDSQPDSVALEDDPESSYRALLARRLSSLQPTARSPVLELISSPIGSRCSQTCSQSESNSQAEPDGLAAANPSSAFQEDSQVLNICAPPNNKKCVPEDTDMDSGADSTTHCIQSEGEASQFGFLELSQTQDLCGEAVNSQEEDGDKCNKLAEQNISSRTSESQDNKALRSEVSSRSEVSSSSSSESLGQSGRQLSVQVLLHSQNLQDSAEQDQQDCEILSSQDDLFDADKTAAAVDSTVSEPEQQGHPTSTPAHTLQLLHLSGQGTLVQESLSQSSVDYVAPTPDNFSHTPLIVPSSPTELEDENGADSQMDTSLPLDDRGAGEKDEPMETEAASKPQPSASTPISQSSPGFALERTLSVPSQPEFSHDVFVPTQSQDAQTHEKPASLPCETESQHLESAPFTLPLQLSVNTENSSCHQLTSEGVEEDSQATQIEELEEPLGVDTSDSVISSHDQRNESKAVPSESQAAAGSKVLSSAESPKRHVECAETEATDLARKSAVSLNVQNVNVNDVKADSKDAGCADMVSCSQPKFDSADLTGKSCVQETPSDATPCSLPSQSMISQTSAVDAVKSSADVSGGAVKSPFVESLSPQPEVGCNSQADKNTMQECERGEEEEDQEVAMEVENAEGTSGMGLVLSQSQLLSPEPMDEESGDKAEDSVICVTDSEKEVASQSKTHSSQPITGQVSVSTNGHEPQTQEKEAHSAPDRLSQTERAGCEPEALKEKSLSDSSGDISFHFTLPKEGDLIGPVVGATPPLISQLKQTLRHSTPIEISSFSEKSDAVVDVSADVVMASSDIVLGGSGGDAADKGDGKLSLRMKLVTPVEEGSSERFSLQKPTPPEEDGSVTKVTTVSQAVTSSPSVFTRVRQVHRQQQAEEDSQPGGNTTLVRGELFASPQRSSQASVSECNSLPNSQDVSTAPQQDLRDALAPAELPEDSRGLPDAQEPTSPSSTTVRQKVVSQQASENTITSTPPSKTCQRAVSQQTGFDAAGFRSPAGRGEPESPSFRRTVVPSHRRHVRTIQEVRTTITRIITDVYYEDGKEVDRKVTEESEEPVVDCQVLDSDISPCRTGSSSVTSGDLGDISSLSSKASSLQHSSGGTSSSTGLTRPDFIIPASRGFKSMRGGGGGSLQRLRAQGQPQSSSEDEPYSRVLPPRFPVSPTDPELPSHSDSLRSSPEAASSAGSSFIGLRVVAKWSSNGYFYSGRIIKDAGEGRFRLRFDDGYECEVAGKDILLCDPIPLETEVTALLEDEYFSIGVVKGHKTEGPELFYSVEKEGQRQWYNRTSVILSLEQGNKLREQHSLGPYEPTTPLAKASDISLDNLVEGKRRRRGTPGGQNTPNRSSSSSPRTPGTSSKRKLMASEDNQGPAKRGRRGAGARAAQRVGVCNTSGSGTDVPGQSGDVEDSHGPLPQNTSLFMGFAFMLTASSETDRLTNKLTSEDEEDYVQTGPYNKSYTESQLQAGGGFILPNFNEEQCKAAYQSLLIADQHCRTRKYLLCLASGVPCVSHIWVRDCCKENKLLNYRNYLLPAGVGLDDAIVEWHPRCSPFKGLRALLVFEKPVELWAQLITMGGGSSVRQFQADKDNSDIPAGKYDLVVTDHACPPLLEKSATSQEIPLVSPEWLIQSLICGERLAFDSKPQFCHDYSSSS from the exons GAcctgcagccaatcagagagcaaCAGCCAGGCTGAGCCTG ACGGCCTTGCTGCAGCCAACCCCAGTTCGGCGTTCCAGGAGGACAGTCAAGTTTTAAACATCTGCGCTCCTCCAAACAACAAAAA gTGTGTACCAGAGGACACGGACATGGATTCTGGTGCTGATTCTACTACACACTGTATTCAGTCTGAAG GGGAAGCTTCTCAGTTTGGTTTTCTTGAGCTTTCTCAGACTCAGGATCTGTGTGGTGAAGCCGTGAACAGTCAGGAGGAAGATGGAGACAAATGCAACAAATTGG CAGAGCAGAACATCAGTTCCAGGACTTCAGAAAGTCAGGACAACAAAGCGTTGAG GTCTGAGGTGAGCTCCAGGTCTGAGGTGAGCTCCAGCAGCTCATCAGAGTCTTTGGGTCAGTCAGGCAGGCAGCTGAGTGTCCAGGTTCTGCTGCACTCGCAGAACCTGCAGGACTCTGCTGAGCAGGACCAGCAGGACTGTGAGATCCTGTCCTCACAGGATGATCTGTTTGATGCTGACAAGACAG CTGCTGCAGTGGACAGTACAGTGTCTGAGCCGGAGCAGCAGGGTCACCCCACCTCCACACCCGCCCACACCCTACAGCTGCTGCATCTATCCGGACAGGGAACACTGGTGCAGGAGAGTCTGTCCCA GAGCTCTGTTGATTATGTCGCCCCCACCCCAGACAACTTTAGCCATACCCCTTTAATAGTTCCCAGCTCACCAACCGAACTAGAGGATGAAAACG GTGCTGATTCACAAATGGATACATCACTGCCTCTGGATGACAGGGGAGCAGGAGAAAAGGACGAGCCAATGGAAACCGAGGCCGCCTCCAAGCCACAACCATCTGCATCGACTCCCATATCCCAAAGTTCCCCTGGTTTTGCTTTAGAGCGAACTCTCTCTGTACCGTCGCAGCCCGAGTTCTCTCAT GATGTATTTGTTCCAACGCAGAGCCAGGATGCACAGACGCATGAAAAGCCAGCGTCGTTGCCTTGTGAGACAGAGTCCCAGCATCTTGAGTCGGCTCCCTTCACCTTGCCTTTGCAGCTCTCTGTGAACACAGAGAACAGCAGCTGTCATCAGCTCACCTCTGAGGGGGTTGAGGAGGACAGCCAAGCCACTCAGATAGAGGAACTGGAGGAGCCGCTTGGCGTCGACACCAGCGACTCTGTGATTTCGTCTCACGATCAGAGAAACGAGAGTAAAGCCGTCCCGTCGGAGTCACAAGCCGCCGCCGGCTCCAAAGTGTTGTCCTCTGCCGAATCACCGAAGCGCCACGTTGAATGTGCTGAGACTGAAGCGACCGATCTGGCCCGGAAATCAGCAGTTTCTCTGAATGTACAAAATGTGAATGTAAACGATGTGAAGGCTGACAGCAAAGATGCTGGCTGTGCTGACATGGTGTCTTGCTCGCAGCCAAAGTTTGATTCTGCTGACCTGACAGGTAAAAGCTGTGTGCAGGAGACTCCCTCAGACGCTACGCCCTGCAGCCTGCCTTCACAGTCTATGATCTCTCAAACATCTGCTGTGGATGCAGTGAAGAGCTCTGCAGATGTGTCAGGAGGAGCTGTGAAAAGTCCCTTTGTGGAATCGTTGTCGCCGCAACCTGAGGTGGGGTGCAACAGCCAGGCAGACAAAAACACAATGCAAGAATGTGAACGaggtgaagaggaggaggatcaGGAGGTGGCGATGGAGGTGGAGAATGCCGAGGGTACCTCGGGAATGGGTCTGGTTCTCTCCCAGAGCCAGCTGTTGTCTCCCGAACCCATGGACGAGGAGAGTGGGGACAAGGCAGAGGACAGCGTCATCTGCGTAACAGACAGTGAGAAAGAGGTGGCCTCACAATCAAAGACTCACAGTTCTCAACCAATCACAGGCCAAGTGTCAGTCTCTACCAATGGCCACGAACCCCAGACTCAGGAGAAAGAGGCGCACTCGGCTCCCGATAGGCTGTCCCAGACGGAGAGGGCGGGCTGTGAACCAGAGGCCCTCAAAGAAAAGAGCTTGAGCGACAGCTCGGGAG ACATTTCATTCCACTTCACCCTTCCTAAAGAAGGAGACTTGATTGGACCTGTTGTCGGCGCCACGCCACCGCTGATCAGCCAGCTGAAGCAGACGCTGAGACACAGCACTCCCATCG AGATCAGCTCTTTTTCTGAAAAGTCGGATGCAGTGGTTGACGTCTCCGCAGACGTGGTGATGGCCAGCAGCGATATCGTTTTGGGTGGAAGTGGCGGTGACGCAGCTGACAAAGGTGACGGGAAGCTGAGCTTGAGGATGAAGCTGGTGACGCCTGTTGAGGAGGGCAGCTCAGAGCGTTTCAGCCTGCAGA AGCCGACGCCACCAGAAGAGGATGGATCTGTCACCAAGGTTACGACTGTTTCCCAGGCTGTAACCAG CAGCCCGTCGGTGTTCACTCGGGTCAGGCAGGTGCACCGACAGCAGCAGGCGGAGGAGGACAGCCAGCCTGGAGGAAACACTACACTCGTCAG GGGGGAACTGTTCGCCTCACCACAGAGGAGCTCTCAGGCGTCCGTATCGGAATGCAACAGTCTACCGAACAGCCAGGATGTATCGACAGCGCCGCAGCAGGACCTGCGGGATGCGCTCGCCCCCGCTGAGCTGCCTGAGGACAGCAGAGGACTGCCTGACGCTCAAGAGCCGACCTCCCCAAGCAGCACAACAGTCAGGCAGAAAGTGGTTTCCCAGCAGGCCTCTGAGAACACCATCACCTCCACACCGCCCAGCAAG ACATGCCAGCGGGCAGTCTCCCAGCAGACCGGCTTCGATGCAGCGGGGTTTCGCTCCCCAGCTGGCCGG GGTGAACCCGAGTCTCCGTCCTTTAGAAGAACCGTCGTCCCCTCTCACCGCAGACACGTGCGCACCATCCAGGAAGTGCGGACCACCATCACTCGGATCATTACAGACGTTTATTATGAGGACGGCAAAGAGGTGGATCGCAAAGTCACCGAG GAGAGCGAGGAGCCCGTGGTGGACTGTCAGGTCTTGGACAGCGACATCTCTCCGTGCCGCACAGGCAGCAGTTCTGTGACCTCTGGTGATCTGGGGGACATCAGCTCGCTTTCGTCCAAAGCGTCCAGCCTGCAGCACAGCTCCGGGGGAACCAGCAGCAGTACCGGCCTCACCAGACCAGACTTCATCATTCCAGCGAGCAGAGGGTTCAAATCCATGAG GGGAGGAGGCGGTGGCTCGCTGCAGAGACTGAGAGCTCAGGGTCAGCCACAGTCCTCCTCAGAAGATGAGCCGTACAGCCGCGTGCTCCCCCCACGCTTCCCTGTCAGCCCCACGGACCCCGAGCTGCCCAGCCACTCAGACTCCCTCAGGTCTTCGCCAGAGGCGGCGAGCTCAGCCGGGAGCAGCTTCATCGGCCTGCGGGTGGTGGCTAAGTGGTCATCCAATGGCTACTTCTACTCTGGTCGCATCATCAAAGACGCCGGCGAGGGGAGATTCCGCTTGCGGTTCGACGATGGCTACGAGTGTGAGGTTGCCGGGAAGGATATCCTGCTGTGCGATCCCATCCCGCTGGAGACGGAGGTCACTGCTCTGCTGGAAGACGAGTACTTCAGTATAG GTGTTGTTAAGGGCCATAAAACAGAAGGCCCGGAGCTGTTCTACAGCGTGGAGAAGGAGGGTCAGAGGCAGTGGTACAACAGGACATCGGTCATCCTGTCGCTGGAGCAGGGAAACAAGCTGAGGGAGCAGCACAGCCTCGGGCCCTACGAGCCCACCACTCCTCTGGCCAAGGCCTCCGACATCAGTCTGG ATAACTTGGTTGAGGGGAAGAGGAGACGCAGAGGAACCCCTGGAGGTCAGAACACTCCCAACCGCAGCTCCTCCAGCAGCCCTCGCACCCCGGGAACCTCCAGCAAGAGGAAGCTGATGGCCTCAGAGGACAACCAGGGGCCGGCCAAGAGGGGGCGCAGGGGGGCGGGGGCCAGAGCTG CTCAGCGGGTCGGTGTGTGCAATACCTCGGGCAGTGGCACCGATGTCCCGGGTCAGTCTGGGGACGTGGAAGACTCTCACGGTCCGCTGCCCCAGAACACGTCCCTCTTTATGGGCTTCGCGTTCATGTTGACCGCCTCGTCTGAGACCGACCGCCTGACCAACAAGCTCACGAGCGAGGATGAGGAGG ATTATGTGCAGACGGGTCCGTATAACAAGTCATACACAGAATCGCAGCTGCAGGCGGGCGGAGGCTTCATCCTGCCAAACTTCAATGAAGAACAG TGTAAGGCAGCTTACCAGAGCCTGCTCATCGCAGACCAGCACTGCCGTACCAGGAAGTACCTGCTGTGTTTAGCCAGCGGCGTGCCGTGTGTGTCGCACATATGGGTGAGAGACTGCTGCAAAGAGAACAAACTGCTCAACTACAGGAACTACCTGCTGCCTGCCGGCGTGGGGCTGGACGATGCCATAGTGGAGTG GCATCCCCGCTGCAGCCCCTTCAAAGGCCTGCGGGCCCTTCTGGTGTTTGAGAAGCCGGTGGAACTGTGGGCCCAGCTGATTACCATGGGTGGAGGCTCCTCCGTCCGGCAGTTCCAAGCAGACAAGGACAACTCTG ACATTCCTGCTGGCAAGTATGACCTCGTGGTGACAGACCATGCTTGTCCGCCGCTGCTCGAGAAAAGCGCAACATCACAGGAAATCCCGCTGGTGTCTCCGGAGTGGCTCATCCAGAGTCTCATCTGCGGGGAGCGCCTGGCTTTCGACAGCAAGCCTCAATTTTGCCACGACTATTCCTCATCCTCATAA